In Luteimonas viscosa, the following proteins share a genomic window:
- a CDS encoding APC family permease: protein MVALFINSVIGAGIFGLPSRVHELLGPYALLAYVACALLVLLVVLCFAEVGSRFEDTGGPYLYARTAFGPFVGFQVGWLVWLTRVTAFAALCNLLIDYLAHPWPALASGGGRIAVATLATVVIAAVNIRGVRTAAIVANVFTVGKLVPLVLFVAIGLFFVEPARYVPASTPAPMEFTAAILLLVFAFTGFETATVPAGEVREPRRTLPFAILASMAVIVPLYLLIQAVAIGTLPGLADSTTPLADAAGSFAGSLGASVIVLGAVVSISGTLNGLVLAAPRILYAMAEQGQLPAAFARTHARYRTPYLAIGLTAACMLVLTLSGSFLTAVALSTITRLLAYAATCLAVPVLRRREGAGVAAAAFTVPAGTWVAGVAMLVIAWLVLHAGVGELRNVGIAMAVGALLMWLAGRARRAPASPA from the coding sequence ATGGTCGCGCTGTTCATCAACTCCGTGATCGGTGCCGGCATCTTCGGCCTGCCCTCGCGCGTGCACGAACTGCTGGGCCCGTACGCGCTGCTGGCCTATGTCGCCTGCGCGCTGCTGGTGCTGCTGGTGGTGCTGTGCTTCGCCGAGGTCGGCAGCCGTTTCGAGGACACCGGTGGCCCTTACCTGTACGCGCGCACCGCGTTCGGTCCGTTCGTGGGCTTCCAGGTCGGCTGGCTGGTGTGGTTGACGCGGGTCACTGCGTTCGCCGCGCTGTGCAACCTGCTGATCGACTATCTCGCGCATCCCTGGCCGGCGCTGGCCTCGGGAGGCGGACGCATCGCGGTCGCCACGCTGGCGACCGTGGTGATCGCGGCGGTGAACATCCGCGGCGTGCGCACCGCGGCGATCGTCGCCAACGTGTTCACCGTCGGCAAGCTGGTGCCGCTGGTGCTGTTCGTCGCGATCGGCCTGTTCTTCGTCGAGCCGGCGCGCTACGTGCCGGCCTCGACCCCGGCACCGATGGAGTTCACCGCCGCGATCCTGCTGCTGGTGTTCGCGTTCACCGGTTTCGAGACCGCGACCGTGCCTGCCGGCGAGGTGCGGGAGCCGCGGCGTACCCTGCCATTCGCGATCCTGGCGTCGATGGCGGTGATCGTGCCGCTGTACCTGCTGATCCAGGCCGTGGCGATCGGCACGCTGCCCGGTCTCGCGGATTCGACCACGCCGCTGGCCGATGCCGCCGGCAGTTTCGCCGGGAGCCTGGGTGCGAGCGTGATCGTGCTGGGCGCGGTGGTGTCGATCTCCGGTACGTTGAACGGGCTGGTGCTGGCCGCGCCGCGCATCCTCTACGCGATGGCCGAGCAGGGCCAGTTGCCGGCCGCGTTCGCGCGCACGCATGCGCGCTACCGCACGCCGTACCTTGCGATCGGGCTGACCGCCGCGTGCATGCTGGTGCTGACCTTGTCCGGCTCGTTCCTCACCGCGGTGGCGCTGAGCACGATCACGCGGCTGCTGGCGTACGCCGCCACCTGCCTGGCGGTGCCGGTGCTGCGGCGGCGCGAAGGCGCGGGTGTGGCAGCCGCGGCCTTCACGGTGCCGGCCGGGACGTGGGTGGCGGGCGTCGCCATGCTGGTGATCGCGTGGCTGGTGCTGCACGCGGGTGTCGGAGAGCTGCGCAACGTGGGGATCGCGATGGCCGTCGGCGCCCTGCTGATGTGGCTTGCAGGGCGCGCGCGGCGTGCCCCTGCCTCGCCCGCATGA
- a CDS encoding DUF6164 family protein, giving the protein MAKLLLNLRHVPDDEADDVRALLAAARIDFYETRPGPLGISAGGIWVRNDDDVPEAKRRMADYQRERVVRVRAEHAQARREGTAETFADLVRAQPLRVLVIVVAIALLLGLMALPAYLIGR; this is encoded by the coding sequence ATGGCGAAACTGCTGCTCAACCTGCGCCACGTGCCCGATGACGAGGCCGACGACGTCCGCGCCTTGCTCGCGGCCGCGCGGATCGACTTCTACGAGACCCGCCCCGGCCCGCTCGGGATCTCCGCTGGCGGTATCTGGGTCCGCAACGACGACGATGTGCCCGAGGCGAAGCGGCGGATGGCCGACTATCAGCGCGAGCGCGTGGTGCGGGTGCGCGCGGAGCACGCCCAGGCAAGACGCGAGGGCACCGCCGAAACATTCGCCGACCTCGTGCGTGCGCAACCGCTGCGCGTGCTGGTGATCGTGGTCGCGATCGCGCTGCTGCTCGGGCTGATGGCGTTGCCCGCTTACCTGATCGGGCGCTGA